Proteins encoded by one window of Chryseobacterium foetidum:
- the uppS gene encoding polyprenyl diphosphate synthase translates to MSLIKDKIDPEKLPQHVAIIMDGNGRWAKSRGEERTFGHKNAIDAVRNAINACNEVQIPYLTLYTFSSENWKRPEEEVSTLMNLLTETLLLEAEEIFTKGLRLHVIGNVDKLSSLVRDQLLHVVDLTKDNTKGNLILAISYGSQEEILNAVKKIGTDVKEGKIEVENINEQLFENYLYTKNFPPVDLLIRTSGEVRISNFLLWQIAYAELQFLDILWPDFTKDVFFQCIVDYQNKERRYGLTGEQIKIQ, encoded by the coding sequence ATGTCGTTGATTAAAGATAAAATAGACCCCGAAAAATTACCACAGCACGTTGCAATCATCATGGATGGTAATGGTAGATGGGCAAAATCGAGGGGTGAAGAAAGAACGTTTGGCCACAAAAATGCCATTGATGCTGTAAGAAATGCTATTAACGCATGTAATGAAGTTCAGATTCCTTACCTTACTCTGTACACATTTTCATCAGAAAACTGGAAGCGTCCTGAAGAGGAAGTTAGCACACTGATGAATCTGCTTACCGAAACACTGCTTCTGGAAGCTGAAGAGATTTTCACCAAAGGCCTGCGTCTGCATGTTATTGGAAACGTAGATAAGCTTTCATCATTGGTAAGAGATCAATTGCTGCATGTAGTAGATCTTACCAAAGATAATACCAAAGGCAACCTGATTCTGGCAATCAGCTACGGTTCTCAGGAAGAAATCCTGAATGCGGTGAAGAAAATCGGTACCGATGTGAAAGAAGGAAAAATTGAAGTTGAAAATATTAACGAACAACTATTCGAAAATTACTTATATACAAAAAATTTCCCTCCTGTAGATCTGTTGATAAGAACAAGCGGTGAAGTACGCATCAGCAATTTTCTGCTTTGGCAGATTGCGTATGCCGAGCTGCAGTTTCTCGATATTCTTTGGCCAGATTTTACAAAAGATGTTTTCTTTCAATGTATTGTAGATTATCAGAACAAAGAAAGAAGATATGGCCTCACGGGAGAGCAAATCAAAATCCAGTAA
- a CDS encoding DUF6089 family protein, whose product MNKKLLFSFLAIFSVMVSVKAQRNELGIRLGMSNLVGDIGKTNYILQKPLDLDRASEWGFPFYGGLLYRFNFNPYQTIRLDVGYNQVQFSDKAAKEEYRRNRNSFGKNDIYEASLLFEYNLFPVNNEQMSMLSPYVFAGFGGIMFDAPKATVRHDYRRDANGVAQAPIDELDFVTTVDYSLGKKIAPVVPFGVGLKYKFNHGWAVFAEATFRLAVTDQLDHSKVLRTDVNSSYNAEILSPSTGGSLLETGNYFIVSKEREAEFIRNRNVGDGESRDWLNTFSLGLTYSFGRPPCYCD is encoded by the coding sequence ATGAATAAAAAATTATTGTTTAGCTTCCTTGCCATTTTTAGTGTAATGGTATCAGTGAAAGCTCAAAGAAACGAATTGGGAATTCGATTGGGGATGAGTAATCTTGTTGGCGATATTGGTAAAACAAATTATATCCTGCAAAAACCTTTGGATTTAGACAGAGCTTCTGAATGGGGATTTCCTTTTTACGGTGGTTTATTATACAGATTTAATTTTAATCCTTATCAAACTATCCGATTAGACGTTGGTTACAACCAGGTACAGTTCAGCGATAAGGCTGCAAAAGAAGAATACAGAAGAAACCGTAATTCTTTCGGGAAAAATGATATCTACGAAGCAAGTTTACTATTCGAATACAATCTTTTCCCTGTAAACAACGAGCAGATGAGTATGTTAAGTCCCTATGTATTTGCAGGTTTCGGAGGGATTATGTTTGATGCTCCAAAAGCTACGGTAAGACACGATTACAGAAGAGATGCCAACGGAGTGGCTCAGGCACCGATTGATGAACTTGATTTTGTAACGACTGTAGATTATTCTTTAGGAAAAAAAATAGCACCTGTTGTACCTTTTGGTGTAGGTTTGAAATATAAATTCAACCACGGATGGGCAGTTTTTGCAGAAGCAACTTTCAGACTTGCAGTTACAGATCAGCTGGATCACAGTAAAGTTCTTAGAACAGATGTAAACTCAAGCTATAATGCAGAAATTTTGAGTCCTTCCACCGGAGGTTCATTACTTGAAACAGGAAATTATTTTATTGTTTCTAAAGAAAGAGAAGCAGAATTTATCAGAAACAGAAATGTAGGTGACGGTGAATCAAGAGATTGGTTGAATACCTTCAGCCTTGGTCTTACCTATTCATTCGGAAGACCGCCTTGTTATTGTGATTAA
- a CDS encoding exopolysaccharide transport family protein — MIPERENKTDKIQPKEKTGSFAIFDIEHFIRRVIRNWYWFVLMLMLGYGIAYVYGKYYAQNIYASNLSLSVSNNTASYFTPNQSINFIWGQGGNQDGIYLKKMLLSRTHNEFLVKELGLFVNYRTKGIIKATYLDKEDSPVFIEIDKKHLQQVNYPITLLPKANGTYEVRLPEEGESTNLYNYEYEGYHNVDAFTRPANKTVKVNEWYTTPNLRFRLVPNPKTLAIKLDNIIVELSTVNDAVNNIIGTMAVDFDKEINTIMIITKTGYNLNSTVNFLNKSVAELQKKRFADKNILDENTKEYLEENLKAIRKKLDSSAQVMNYLKTSEKLYDIKNRDEKSLERIKELETKKADLLSKLTSLNTIRNSVDGQNFEKMISTTAAGFEDGLFQASISEMKALYAKRREMAAIYTPNSEPMKEINRLISEARVNSNGALRNYHTVYTTEISKIDQQIGNANMDLDTYPEKQRKYLDAERGYNMIEATYNSILSRQNESQLRLATNKSDISVIDPAKNLGQGPIGPNVKGTKSMIMGGLLLLPLFFIGIGAFLDTKIRNIKELLSVTKIPLLGVIGNNASGDNMLTVLEQPKSSVSESFRGIRANMRFLSGESDKSKVILITSSVGGEGKTYVSINLSSVLGLSDKKTILLGMDLRKPKIFNDFNIDNKFGISNYLTGEVGIDKIINKTRIPNLDVATSGPIPPNPSELLMSEKNMQFIDELRTMYDFIVIDSPPVGLVADSFELMKHSDANLYVVRHEYTEKYMLKMIAEKYNDNEIKHLGIVYNDYNTKQGYGYGYGYGYGYGYGYFDEDKNYKEPLLIRVRNKLREFFNKK, encoded by the coding sequence ATGATTCCGGAAAGAGAAAATAAGACAGATAAAATTCAGCCTAAGGAGAAAACGGGTTCATTTGCGATTTTTGATATTGAGCATTTTATAAGAAGAGTAATCAGAAACTGGTACTGGTTTGTGCTGATGCTGATGTTGGGCTACGGAATTGCCTATGTTTACGGAAAGTACTACGCTCAGAATATTTATGCGTCAAATTTATCCTTAAGTGTTTCAAACAATACAGCAAGTTATTTTACACCTAATCAATCCATCAATTTCATTTGGGGACAGGGTGGAAATCAGGACGGGATTTATCTGAAGAAAATGTTGCTTTCGCGTACTCACAACGAATTTTTAGTAAAGGAGTTGGGGCTTTTCGTGAATTACAGAACAAAAGGTATCATTAAAGCAACGTATCTGGATAAGGAAGATTCACCTGTCTTTATAGAAATTGACAAAAAGCATCTTCAGCAGGTCAACTATCCCATCACTCTACTGCCAAAAGCTAATGGCACTTACGAAGTTCGACTACCGGAAGAAGGGGAATCTACAAATCTCTACAATTACGAGTATGAAGGTTATCATAATGTTGATGCCTTTACGAGACCTGCAAACAAAACTGTTAAAGTTAATGAATGGTACACCACGCCAAATCTCAGATTCAGATTGGTACCAAATCCTAAAACTCTGGCGATAAAACTGGATAATATAATTGTAGAACTTTCCACCGTAAACGATGCTGTAAATAACATTATCGGGACAATGGCGGTAGATTTTGATAAAGAAATCAATACCATAATGATTATTACCAAAACAGGTTATAATCTTAACAGTACGGTGAATTTTCTGAATAAATCTGTTGCTGAACTTCAGAAGAAAAGGTTTGCAGATAAAAATATTTTGGATGAAAATACCAAAGAATATCTTGAAGAAAATCTGAAAGCAATCAGAAAAAAACTGGATTCGAGTGCTCAGGTAATGAACTATCTGAAGACATCAGAGAAACTCTACGATATCAAAAACAGAGATGAGAAATCTTTAGAAAGAATAAAAGAACTTGAAACCAAGAAAGCAGATCTTTTAAGCAAACTTACTTCCCTCAACACGATTAGAAACAGTGTAGACGGGCAGAATTTTGAGAAAATGATCAGCACCACTGCTGCAGGTTTTGAAGACGGGCTTTTTCAGGCTTCAATTTCTGAGATGAAGGCGCTTTACGCCAAAAGAAGGGAGATGGCAGCGATTTACACACCCAATTCTGAACCGATGAAGGAAATCAACAGACTCATCAGTGAGGCCAGAGTGAATTCCAACGGTGCTTTGAGAAATTACCATACAGTTTACACAACAGAAATTTCAAAAATCGATCAGCAAATCGGCAATGCCAACATGGATCTTGATACTTACCCTGAAAAACAGAGAAAATATCTGGATGCTGAGCGTGGCTACAATATGATTGAAGCTACATACAACAGCATTTTATCAAGACAGAATGAGAGCCAGCTGAGACTTGCGACCAATAAATCTGATATTTCGGTAATTGACCCTGCAAAAAATCTTGGTCAGGGACCTATCGGACCGAATGTGAAAGGAACTAAGTCGATGATTATGGGTGGGCTGCTGTTGCTACCTCTATTTTTCATTGGTATCGGAGCATTCCTGGATACAAAAATCAGAAATATAAAGGAGCTTCTTAGTGTTACCAAAATTCCGCTTTTGGGAGTTATCGGAAATAATGCCAGTGGAGACAATATGCTTACTGTGCTGGAGCAGCCGAAATCTTCTGTATCAGAATCCTTCAGGGGAATCAGGGCGAATATGAGATTCCTGTCTGGTGAGAGCGATAAGAGTAAAGTTATTCTTATAACATCATCTGTCGGTGGAGAAGGTAAAACCTATGTTTCTATCAACCTCTCTTCAGTATTGGGATTAAGTGATAAGAAAACAATTTTGCTGGGAATGGATTTAAGAAAACCGAAAATTTTCAATGATTTTAACATCGATAATAAATTTGGTATCTCAAATTACCTCACTGGTGAAGTAGGGATCGATAAGATCATCAATAAGACAAGAATCCCGAATCTGGACGTAGCGACATCCGGACCTATTCCTCCGAATCCGTCTGAATTGCTGATGAGCGAAAAGAATATGCAGTTCATTGATGAGCTTCGTACAATGTATGATTTTATTGTAATCGACTCGCCGCCGGTAGGTCTGGTAGCAGATTCATTTGAACTGATGAAGCATTCTGATGCCAATTTATATGTGGTAAGACACGAGTATACCGAAAAGTATATGCTTAAAATGATTGCTGAAAAATACAACGACAACGAAATTAAGCATTTGGGAATTGTTTATAATGATTACAATACCAAACAGGGTTACGGCTATGGTTATGGCTACGGTTATGGCTATGGTTACGGATATTTTGATGAAGACAAAAACTACAAAGAGCCTCTGTTAATAAGAGTAAGGAATAAACTGCGTGAGTTTTTTAACAAAAAATAG
- a CDS encoding polysaccharide biosynthesis/export family protein, with product MKNLNYYLFLLLPFFLSSCIAPKDVKYMQPSESLVINEEGLIPYNIPIYRVTKNDILKLDIVTTPKGDAAQFYSSMNAPGSTVNNISVAGGAGTGGNAMIYFTGLKVDSNGDINIFGIGFVKAEGRTIEDIAKDIQDKVNENFQEGKSEVRLNTAGITYYVLGDVETTGMTGEKVVMKNTLTLSEAISINGGLNRTIDRKNIVILRKLPEGIKRAKIDLTREDVMNSPYFYVQNGDEIYLTTRGRSLNGFGKDPVQTIISGVSVFTTALSVYLLIKNL from the coding sequence ATGAAAAATTTGAATTATTACCTGTTTCTACTTTTACCATTCTTTCTTTCATCTTGCATAGCACCGAAAGATGTAAAGTATATGCAGCCCAGCGAAAGTCTGGTAATCAATGAAGAAGGACTCATACCATATAATATCCCTATATATAGAGTTACTAAAAATGATATCCTGAAATTGGATATTGTAACTACACCTAAAGGAGATGCAGCGCAGTTTTACAGCAGCATGAATGCACCTGGATCTACTGTAAACAACATCAGTGTTGCTGGAGGCGCAGGAACAGGTGGAAATGCGATGATATATTTTACGGGATTAAAAGTTGATTCCAACGGAGATATCAATATTTTCGGGATTGGCTTTGTAAAAGCAGAGGGAAGAACCATTGAAGATATTGCTAAAGATATTCAGGACAAAGTAAACGAAAATTTTCAGGAAGGCAAATCTGAGGTTCGTTTAAATACTGCAGGAATCACATACTATGTTTTAGGTGATGTAGAAACTACAGGTATGACAGGTGAAAAAGTCGTGATGAAAAATACGCTCACTTTATCGGAAGCAATTTCGATCAACGGTGGTTTAAACAGAACAATCGACAGAAAAAACATTGTTATTCTTAGAAAATTACCTGAGGGAATTAAAAGAGCAAAAATTGACCTTACCAGAGAAGATGTAATGAATTCACCATATTTTTACGTTCAAAACGGGGACGAAATTTATCTTACCACAAGAGGCAGAAGTCTTAACGGATTCGGAAAGGATCCGGTACAGACAATTATAAGCGGAGTTTCTGTATTTACTACGGCTTTATCAGTGTATCTACTTATCAAAAATCTATAA
- a CDS encoding glycosyltransferase family 4 protein produces MKNFELFLLQTGLPFFYLKVGLALVLSFVITYFSVPTIIKISRRKNLMDEPGQRSSHLRKIPNLGGIAIFYSIGICASIFAHEIFDLYKFLFASLVILLYVGVMDDIMVMRAYKKLIAQILVSVVLVMGSDVRIRSLFGIFGVYELNYFISVIFTVVTFIILINAFNLIDGIDGLAGGYSLLCSALFGMSYYRLGEYNYPLVILSVCIIGSVLAFLYYNLSHYRSTKIFMGDTGSMLLGFLLAFTAVCFIDIFIDREIPNMPRYHLKSAPAIAVAILILPIVDTLNVIIIRCINKKSPFEADKNHIHHKLIRMNLTHRRSSFYIMCYYLFIIVVAYFLRHIDVNLLLLVVLSLGFLGAYLPDIVTKVQKLKTQS; encoded by the coding sequence ATGAAGAATTTTGAATTGTTCTTATTGCAAACAGGACTTCCCTTTTTTTATCTGAAAGTAGGCTTGGCTTTAGTGCTCTCATTCGTCATTACCTATTTTTCAGTACCTACAATCATTAAAATTTCCCGTAGAAAAAACCTGATGGATGAGCCGGGACAGCGAAGTTCTCATCTCAGGAAAATACCCAATCTTGGCGGTATCGCTATTTTTTATTCTATAGGAATTTGCGCTTCGATTTTTGCCCACGAGATTTTTGATCTTTATAAATTTCTTTTTGCCTCATTGGTTATTCTCCTTTACGTAGGCGTAATGGACGATATTATGGTGATGAGAGCCTACAAAAAACTGATTGCCCAGATTTTGGTTTCGGTGGTATTGGTGATGGGTTCAGACGTGCGCATCAGAAGTCTTTTCGGGATTTTTGGTGTTTATGAGCTCAATTATTTTATCAGCGTTATTTTTACTGTGGTTACCTTTATTATTTTAATTAATGCTTTTAACTTGATTGATGGCATCGACGGTTTGGCCGGAGGGTATTCGCTTCTCTGCAGTGCGCTTTTTGGTATGAGTTATTATCGTTTAGGAGAATATAACTATCCGTTGGTAATTCTTTCGGTGTGTATTATAGGATCTGTTTTGGCTTTTTTATATTATAATCTTTCACATTACCGCTCTACCAAAATATTTATGGGTGATACAGGCTCTATGCTATTAGGCTTTTTGCTTGCATTTACAGCAGTTTGTTTTATTGATATTTTTATTGATCGAGAGATTCCAAATATGCCTCGTTATCATCTGAAATCTGCGCCGGCAATTGCTGTGGCGATATTAATTTTGCCTATTGTAGATACGCTTAATGTGATCATCATAAGATGCATCAACAAAAAATCACCTTTTGAGGCAGATAAGAATCATATTCATCACAAACTGATCAGGATGAATCTTACGCACCGGAGATCAAGCTTTTATATCATGTGTTATTATCTTTTTATTATCGTTGTTGCATATTTTCTGAGGCATATTGATGTGAATCTTCTGCTGCTTGTTGTCTTGTCTCTTGGCTTTTTAGGAGCATACCTGCCGGATATTGTCACAAAGGTTCAAAAACTAAAAACACAATCTTAA
- a CDS encoding glycosyltransferase family 2 protein — MTDQSKTNTVSIIVPVYNVELYLEKCLLSLVNQTLQDIEIIVVNDGSTDGSQTIIDGFSAEFPSKIKAFTKENGGLSDARNFGIDHASGDYLGFVDSDDYVSDKMFEEMLNLAVKHNAEMVICNIQKVDEHGNVTQKLTQIPNMPEKIDLEKNFSVFSDLSYFACNKLFRRELFQTKRFKKGVHFEDIQLIPQLLLECKTLAQTQNFHYQYLERTNSISKTHTEKGLDILKAVEDVETEFQKSSYSNKLNELKNFQILEGVYTFLAYLAFVKDENLFKIMSKKLRDFMQERNVKFKDILIYNRFDRNYLLSLPLKKKIYYLLYFSGLYGVLKRLL; from the coding sequence ATGACAGATCAATCAAAGACAAACACGGTTTCGATCATTGTTCCGGTTTATAATGTGGAATTATATCTGGAAAAATGCCTGTTGTCTTTGGTGAATCAAACTTTACAGGATATTGAAATCATTGTGGTAAATGACGGAAGCACCGATGGTTCACAAACAATTATCGATGGTTTTTCTGCTGAATTTCCTTCAAAAATAAAAGCTTTCACCAAAGAAAACGGAGGTTTAAGCGACGCCCGAAATTTCGGGATAGACCACGCCTCCGGAGATTATCTAGGTTTTGTAGACAGTGATGATTATGTTTCTGACAAAATGTTTGAAGAAATGCTGAATCTGGCTGTAAAACATAATGCCGAAATGGTGATCTGCAATATTCAGAAAGTGGATGAGCATGGAAACGTCACTCAAAAACTCACCCAAATTCCGAATATGCCTGAGAAAATTGATTTGGAAAAGAATTTTTCCGTTTTTTCAGATTTAAGTTATTTTGCGTGTAATAAATTGTTTAGAAGAGAACTTTTTCAGACTAAAAGATTTAAAAAAGGAGTTCATTTTGAAGATATTCAGCTTATTCCGCAGCTATTACTGGAATGTAAAACACTGGCTCAGACCCAGAATTTTCACTATCAATATCTGGAGCGCACCAATTCTATTTCAAAAACCCATACCGAAAAAGGTTTGGATATTTTGAAGGCTGTGGAAGATGTAGAAACTGAATTTCAAAAATCTTCCTATTCAAACAAATTAAATGAACTTAAGAACTTTCAGATTCTTGAAGGGGTTTATACTTTTTTAGCCTATCTCGCATTTGTAAAGGATGAGAATTTGTTTAAAATAATGAGCAAAAAACTTAGGGATTTTATGCAGGAACGGAATGTTAAATTTAAAGATATATTGATTTACAATCGTTTTGATAGAAATTATCTGTTATCTTTGCCGTTGAAAAAAAAAATTTATTATCTGCTTTATTTCAGCGGTCTTTACGGAGTTTTAAAGAGATTACTGTAA
- a CDS encoding formimidoylglutamase has protein sequence MNFEDFIISPRNFRTENWQIGNRITKEIKEDSIVLLFISDYRGAGGETEVQDFTAIRKEFYRLSQLDFDIPIVDLGDLVSGKSVEDSHYILQEVLSACHHNRAIPVIIGGSNDFAFSLFSGLNFHQQNINYTQISNIISLKQGEEINEHTFLGKIFGSKNFSIKNYHHLGYQKHLNEADSVKLIKEVEFDIVRLAEMMNSTEKTEPFFRKADLVTVNCDAVESFSDAFSVNPQVNGLNRREICAYMKEIGLSENLKSVGIFNYNIYTENQLNHQLLAQMIWYLIEGINIQKSHPKERQYELFYVLINDRQYAFKRDTFSSLWYFGDDENIENCIPCSRKDFDDAKKGWLSPRFTKG, from the coding sequence ATGAATTTTGAAGATTTTATCATTTCGCCACGCAATTTCAGAACAGAAAACTGGCAGATAGGAAACAGAATTACCAAAGAAATTAAGGAAGACAGTATTGTTTTGCTTTTCATTTCAGATTACCGTGGTGCGGGCGGCGAAACTGAAGTTCAGGATTTTACAGCCATTCGTAAAGAGTTTTACCGACTGTCTCAACTGGATTTTGATATCCCGATTGTGGATTTGGGAGATTTGGTTTCCGGAAAATCTGTGGAAGATTCACACTATATTCTTCAGGAAGTGTTGTCGGCTTGCCATCACAACAGGGCAATTCCTGTGATTATCGGCGGATCCAACGACTTTGCTTTTTCTCTCTTTTCAGGATTAAATTTTCATCAGCAAAATATTAATTATACGCAGATCAGCAATATCATTTCCTTAAAACAAGGCGAGGAAATCAACGAACATACTTTTTTAGGAAAGATTTTCGGCTCTAAAAATTTTTCAATTAAAAATTATCATCATCTGGGTTATCAGAAACATTTAAATGAGGCAGATTCTGTAAAACTTATCAAGGAAGTAGAGTTCGATATCGTCCGTTTGGCTGAAATGATGAATTCTACTGAGAAAACTGAACCTTTTTTCAGAAAAGCAGATTTGGTAACCGTTAATTGTGATGCTGTTGAAAGTTTTAGTGATGCTTTTTCGGTAAATCCGCAGGTGAATGGTTTAAACAGAAGAGAAATTTGTGCGTACATGAAAGAAATTGGTTTAAGTGAAAATTTAAAATCAGTCGGAATCTTCAATTATAATATTTACACTGAAAATCAACTCAATCATCAGCTTTTAGCTCAAATGATTTGGTATTTGATTGAAGGAATCAATATCCAAAAATCTCATCCGAAAGAAAGACAGTATGAACTTTTTTATGTACTGATCAACGACAGGCAGTATGCTTTTAAACGCGATACCTTCAGCAGTCTGTGGTATTTTGGCGATGATGAAAATATTGAAAACTGTATTCCCTGCTCAAGAAAAGATTTTGACGATGCCAAAAAAGGTTGGTTGAGTCCGAGATTTACAAAGGGCTAA
- a CDS encoding glycoside hydrolase family protein, which yields MSQSKNLTRKEFIQLSGLSLAAAFLGSSFTKTFSFSDQPYFKLKPIGRSLELEGYYIWCSSPIWGEDGKVHLFYSRWKKEKGMGGWLNGSEICRAEANSPFERFEHKEVILSPRGKGFWDATTCHNPLIKKVDDQYYLFFMGNSNGKTNTKKIGLATAKSLDGEWIRPDQPLLPNGREGDWDDHCTTNPAFVKGNDGKYWLFYKSWNTKEYENQKGTVRGNRKYGLAKALKPEGPYVKVSENPVIDFSNLPDNAQLEDAFVWKQKGKFHMIARDMGFFNHEYGLHLSSKDGVKWTKPEVGYLDLKKYVTEPEPPKHLKRFGRLERPMILMDKAGEKPQFLFGATQGGKFETSTTFVFEILKH from the coding sequence ATGAGCCAATCTAAAAATCTTACCCGCAAAGAATTTATACAGCTTTCAGGCTTAAGTCTGGCGGCGGCATTTTTAGGTTCATCTTTTACCAAAACATTTTCTTTTTCAGATCAGCCTTATTTTAAATTAAAACCTATCGGACGTTCGCTGGAACTCGAGGGTTATTATATTTGGTGCTCGTCTCCGATCTGGGGCGAAGATGGAAAAGTACATCTTTTTTATTCCCGATGGAAAAAAGAAAAAGGGATGGGTGGCTGGCTCAACGGTTCTGAAATCTGTCGTGCAGAAGCCAACTCTCCTTTTGAAAGGTTTGAACATAAGGAAGTGATTTTAAGTCCGAGAGGAAAAGGCTTTTGGGATGCCACTACCTGTCATAATCCTTTAATTAAAAAGGTTGATGATCAGTATTATTTGTTTTTCATGGGAAATTCCAATGGGAAAACGAATACAAAGAAAATTGGTTTGGCTACTGCAAAAAGTCTGGACGGCGAATGGATAAGACCCGATCAGCCGCTGCTTCCCAATGGAAGAGAAGGTGATTGGGATGATCACTGCACAACCAATCCGGCTTTTGTAAAAGGAAACGACGGAAAATACTGGCTGTTTTACAAATCATGGAATACCAAAGAATATGAAAACCAAAAAGGAACCGTCCGCGGAAACCGGAAATATGGCTTGGCAAAAGCCTTGAAACCCGAAGGACCTTATGTAAAAGTTTCCGAAAATCCAGTGATTGATTTTTCAAATCTACCGGATAATGCACAACTGGAAGATGCTTTTGTCTGGAAGCAGAAAGGAAAATTCCATATGATTGCAAGAGATATGGGATTTTTTAATCATGAATATGGTTTGCACTTAAGCTCAAAAGATGGTGTCAAATGGACGAAACCTGAAGTTGGCTATCTGGATTTAAAAAAATACGTTACCGAGCCAGAACCACCGAAACATCTGAAAAGATTCGGAAGACTGGAAAGGCCGATGATTTTGATGGATAAAGCGGGTGAAAAGCCACAATTTCTTTTCGGTGCTACTCAAGGCGGGAAATTTGAAACTTCTACCACTTTTGTTTTTGAGATATTGAAACATTAA
- a CDS encoding alpha/beta hydrolase — protein sequence MIRLILIIILFILSLVNFFPVPSQSTWYVGIAVPEFPWVFMLVALALLVWSWYSKRFRKLSLILGIITFVILGSPIVRAYNVGSHLSEDLEKSFGVKDADMKGFHQKKPYSFLQMFTGNGAKDIPFKTYHYAKTDGVDLTLNFTPSAVPGVRPCLIVVHGGSWKRGDNSEIAAANNYFANAGYQVATINYRLAPKFPSPAQQEDLHSAFKWIRQHAEELKIDTTNIVLMGRSAGASIVLTMAYTGHESGVKGVAAFYGAIDMPWSYKNPDNPLIMDSREVQRDFLGGTPEEVPEKYIAESPIFHVNANTTPTLLAHGCLDAHVWHIQSEMLKKELDKHHVKNYLLTIPWGTHGFEYNLNGPAGQLSMYSVERFFYAVTQTKR from the coding sequence ATGATCCGTCTCATCCTGATTATCATTTTGTTCATCCTTTCTTTAGTGAATTTTTTCCCCGTACCAAGTCAAAGCACATGGTATGTTGGCATTGCCGTTCCCGAATTTCCATGGGTATTTATGCTGGTTGCATTGGCATTGCTGGTTTGGAGTTGGTATTCAAAAAGATTCAGAAAACTGTCGCTTATTTTAGGCATAATTACTTTTGTGATCCTCGGTTCGCCCATTGTGCGGGCTTATAATGTTGGCAGTCACTTAAGTGAAGATCTTGAAAAATCATTTGGAGTAAAAGATGCAGATATGAAAGGTTTTCATCAAAAGAAACCATATAGCTTTTTACAGATGTTTACCGGAAATGGGGCGAAAGATATTCCTTTTAAAACCTATCATTATGCAAAAACCGATGGCGTTGATCTGACTTTAAATTTCACACCTTCAGCCGTTCCCGGTGTTCGTCCGTGTCTGATCGTTGTGCATGGCGGATCGTGGAAACGTGGTGATAACAGTGAGATCGCTGCAGCCAATAATTATTTTGCCAATGCAGGTTATCAGGTAGCAACGATCAATTATCGATTAGCTCCAAAATTCCCAAGTCCGGCTCAGCAGGAAGATCTCCATTCTGCATTTAAATGGATTCGTCAACACGCTGAAGAATTGAAAATTGACACCACGAATATTGTTCTGATGGGAAGATCGGCAGGCGCATCCATTGTTTTAACGATGGCTTACACCGGACACGAAAGCGGGGTAAAAGGGGTTGCGGCATTTTATGGAGCGATCGATATGCCATGGAGCTATAAAAATCCCGACAATCCTTTGATCATGGATTCCAGAGAAGTGCAGAGAGATTTCTTAGGAGGAACACCCGAAGAAGTTCCTGAAAAATATATTGCCGAATCACCAATTTTTCATGTCAATGCCAATACGACTCCTACATTGTTGGCTCACGGCTGTCTTGATGCTCACGTTTGGCATATTCAAAGTGAAATGTTGAAAAAAGAACTAGATAAACATCATGTGAAAAATTATTTACTCACAATTCCCTGGGGAACGCATGGTTTTGAGTATAACCTGAATGGTCCTGCGGGTCAGCTTTCGATGTATTCTGTGGAGCGGTTTTTTTATGCTGTGACGCAGACCAAAAGGTAA